The sequence GGTCATTCCGTTTCCCCCTCCTCATCTACTTGTTCGAACTCTTCCGGATCAACGATTCTTTTAATTTTAGTATCGAACAGAATCCCATCCAAATGGTCAATTTCATGGAGGATTGCACGTGCTTCGTAATCTTCTGCTTCAAGTTCGTATAATGAACCATCGCGTTCCTGTGCTTCTACTTTTACATAGAATGGACGTTCCACTTCTCCATATAATCCAGGAAAACTCAAACACCCTTCCACTTCAATTTCGGATCCGCCAATTGCCGTGATGACCGGATTGACCATTTCAATGACATCATCGCCTTCACCAAGGTCAACAATCGCGACACGCAATAATTCACCTACTTGTGGAGCGGCTAGTCCGACACCGTCCGCATCAACCATTGTTTCATACATATCATCTAATAATCTCGCGAGTTTCTTATCAAACTTTTTGACTTCCTTACAGCGTTGCGTAAGGAGTGTCGATGGACTTTTAACGATTTCTAGTATTGCCAATTCAATTCCTCTTCTCTCACAATTTGTTCGTCAAGCCGGATTAGAAAATGGAACTCGGATCTACATCTACACTCATTAGCAACCCGTCTTTCATCCAGTTCGTCCGGTACATTTTGATTAATTGCTGAAGCGTATCGATAAGCTTCGGCTCTTTTTTGTATTTTATCAAACATTGGTATCGATATCTATTGTTCACTCGGCTTATTGCCGCAGCAGCTGGTCCGATAATAAATGTGTCTGGAGATAGAGCTCCTTTGATGAATGTTGCACCTTTATCTGCATAATCGATCACTTTCATAAGATCTTCATGTGAAAATTGAATGAGTGTTATATAGAAAAAAGGAGGATAGCCATATTGTCTGCGCGCCGCCATCTCCATATGATAGAACGTTTCAAAGTGTTGCGTCTTTGCCAATTCGATTGCATAATGCTCTGGCGTATAGGTCTGTATAAACACTTCACCGGCAAGTTCATGACGTCCGGCACGACCGCTTACTTGTGTCAGCAGTTGGAATGTCTTTTCTGCAGCACGGAAATCCGCTAGATGCAACGTTGTATCCGCCGCGAGTACGCCGACCAACGTAATATTCGGGAAATCCAATCCTTTTGCAATCATCTGAGTACCTAAAAGTATGTCTGCGTTACCTTCACTTACTTGACGGAGAATTCGTTCATGAGACCCTTTCTGCCTCGTCGTATCAACATCCATTCGTAAGACGCGCGCTTCAGGGAATAACTTTGCAATTTCTTCTTCGGCTTTTTGGGTACCTGTACCAAAAAAACGGATATGCTCACTTTCGCACTCCGGACAGATCGTCGGAACCCCTTCCTCATGGCCACAATAATGGCATTTCAACGTCTCATTTGCACGATGATACGTCAAAGAGATATCGCAGTTCGGACATTGGACGACTGTTCCACAATCCCTGCACAATACAAATGAAGAGAAACCCCTTTTGTTAAGGAATAGGACAATTTGTTCTTTCCTTTGGAGACGTGTTCGTATCCCTTCCGCTAATTCAACGGAAAACATCGACCGGTTTCCTTCCTTCAACTCTTCCCGCATATCAACGACTGTCACGCTTGGAAGCCCTTGATTCAACGCTCTCTTTGACAACTCAAGAAGTGTATATACACCTTTGGATGCACGGGCATATGATTCCAATGAAGGAGTTGCACTTCCGAGTACGACAGGACAACCAAAATGTTCCGATCTCCAAATCGCTACATCACGCGCATGGTATCGCGGATTATCTTCCTGTTTATAGGTTGATTCGTGTTCTTCGTCTAGTATGATAATGCCGATATTCTCAAATGGTGCAAAAATAGCGGAACGTGCTCCTACAACTACTTTTACTTCTTTACGGTGAATTTTTCGCCATTCGTCGTATTTTTCTCCCGCTGATAAACCACTATGCATGACAGCAACGAGTCCACCGAACCTTGCTTGGAAGCGTGATGTCATTTGCGGTGTAAGAGAAATTTCAGGTACGAGGACAATCGCTTCCTTGCCTTGTTTAAGTACATGGCTAATTGCCTGCAAATAGACTTCCGTTTTCCCACTACCTGTAATACCATGCAATAGAAATGTCTTGGCCGAATTTTTGTCTGATGCTTCGTTGACAAGGTCCAATGCTACTTTCTGTTCTTCCGTCAACGTCAAAGGCAGCTGGGTATCTCGTAGCCGTGGAGCATCTGGTTCACGATAGGTTTCAACATGCTCCTCAGAAGCAGCCCCTTTTTCGATTAGAGCTTTTAGCACGGGTGCCTGGACGCCAGCTTCCTTCAGTACACTTGCAGCCACTACCGTTTTGTTTGCATGGCGTCTCATCCAATCCAACAATTCTTTCTGCTTTTTTGCATTCGTATGGATTGTTTCATCGATTGTTTGAAGTGTACTTGCATCTTTTATATGAATGACACGGACTTTTTTCACTTTTGTCTGTTGACTTATTGCCGTATCGATTGTTAAAACGCCAATTTTCGCGTATGCTTTAATGATTTTCAATAAAGCAGAATCAGTTACTTGTTTTAATGGTAACCTCGTTCGCCCATTCAAAAAAGATAGCAATGCTGCATCCCTTATTTCATAGGGCTTTTCCACTTCAATAAATTTTTCATATTTGCCACGCATTGCTGCGGGTAACATAACTTGCAAAGCATCAATTTCATAGGCAAGTGTTTCTCTTGCTACTATTTTAGATAGTTTCAGAAGTTCTGGTGAAAGTACAGGTTCCAAATCGATTAATTCATCAATCGATTTCAATTTTTCCTCATCGAGATCGCTATCAGTTTTCAATCGGGTGACATATCCGAGTACTTTTCTTGGTCCGAAGGGAACCTTCACACGTGATCCACATTCAATTACCTCTTGCATATTGGAAGGCACAACATAATCGAACGGCCTGTCGATCGGATAAGCAGCCACATCGACAATGACTTCAGCAATCATGGACGGTTGTCCTTTCCTCTTCGATTATTTTTTCAAGAAGTGCGGCTGCAAGCTGGCTCTTCAACATAGCTTCAAACGGAAACGTTTTCCCTGTTTTCGTCAGTAGTGTGACAACATTTGTATCGCTACCGAAACCGCCACCAGGATCAGTGACATCATTGACGATAATGTAATCCAAGTTTTTACTGTCAAGCTTTGACTGACCATATGCAACGGCGTCGTTCGTTTCAGCTGCAAAGCCTATAAGAATTTGGTTCTTCTTCTGTGCTCCGAGCGTTTTTAATATATCCGTCGTCCGTTCAAGACTAATTGAGGAATCTCCCTCTTTTTTCTTCATCTTCTGAGCATGCGCTTCTTTCGGCCTGTAATCTGCCACTGCAGCCGACTTTATGACGATTGAAGCATCTTCATACTCGGCTAATACTGCTTCCAGCATTTCGGCAGCACTTTCGACTTTCAAGAGACGAACACCGCTAGGTTTCGGTAAATCTACCGGTCCGGATATCAAAACCGTTGATGCGCCCAATTTCACAGCGGCTTCCGCCATCGCATACCCCATCTTCCCGCTCGAGAAATTCGAAATATATCTAACAGGGTCAATTCTTTCACGAGTCGGTCCAGCAGTGACGACCACTTTCTTACCTGCTAGTGGTAAGTTTACTGATTTTGAAAATCGTTCTTGTATCAATGCAACAATCTGTTCAGGTTCTTCCAATCTTCCTTTACCTACATAGCCACAAGCTAAAAAACCTTCAGCAGGCTCAATGAACCTGTACCCATCTTCATGAAGTTGGGCTATGTTTCTGATGACCGACTTATTTTCATACATATGTACATTCATCGCCGGTGCAATCCATACTTCAGCAGTCGTTGCCAACAATGTCGAAGTAACCATATCATCTGCAATTCCATTCGCGATTTTTCCGATAGCATTAGCGGTCGCAGGAGCTACAATGACTAGATCTGCCCAATCAGCAAGATCAATATGCGCGATAACACGAGAGTCTTTTTCATCAAACGTATCAAAATAAACATCATTTCGGGACATGACCTGAAAAGTAAGGGGATTCACAAATTCCATGGCAGACGCTGTCATAATCACTTTGACTTCAGCCCCTGCTTGAGACAACTTGCTTACAAGAGCGACAGCTTTATAGACAGCGATGCCTCCAGTAACACAGACGAGTATTTTTTTGTTCAACAATTGGCTCATCCTTTCACCAAAAAGTAGTTCTATATAAATTAAGAAACTCCCCAAGAAAGTCTGTTTCTAAGGGAGTGACACACTAACTATTAAAATGTGTTGATATTTTCGTTAAGATCAGACTTCGTCTTCATAAATGATGGAAGCATCTTGTTCCTGTTTAGATAATGCGCCTGTGGCGATTTCTTCCAGTGCTTTGCCAACATTTTTGTGAGACGTGTACTTCTGCAACAACGGATTACGGCTTTCCTGCATTTCACGCGCGCGTTTAGCGGCAAGTGTAACAAGTGTATATTTGGAATCAATCTTGCTTTTCAATGAATCAACTGATGGATATAACATAAATCATTCTCCCTCCAACATCTGTAAGTAGCGTTTTTCAACACGTTCACGACGGCAATGCTCAGCAGTGACAATTGCATTGATGCGATCGCATGCCTTTGACACTTCATCGTTTTCAACAACATAATCATAAAGATTCATCATTTCAAGCTCATCACGCGCCTTTAATACACGGCTCGCAATAACATCGGCTTCTTCAGTCCCTCTTCCGACAAGCCTTACTTGAAGCTCGGATAAGCTTGGAGGAGCAAGGAAAATAAAGAGACCATCCGGCACTTTCTCCCGGACCTGTGCGGCTCCGACAACTTCAATTTCAAGAAAAACGTCTCGGCCGGCATCTAATGTAGCATTCACATAATCAAGCGGCGTCCCGTAGTAGTTGCCAACATACTCGGCATACTCAAGAAGGCCGCCTTCGCTAATTCGGCGTTCGAATTCCTGTCTGGATTTAAAGAAGTAATCGACTCCGTCTTGTTCGCCTTCACGCGGACTTCTAGTCGTCATCGAAATCGAATATTCATAGTTCGTATCAGGTTGTTGAAAAAGTTCTTTTCTGACTGTACCTTTTCCGACCCCGGAAGGACCGGATAGGACAATCAGCAATCCTCGTTGTTTGTACATGCAATCCCTCTTCTTATGTAATCTTCGGCTAATTTTGTTTCATTCATCCTAGCAAACATTCTTATCATATTATAACATATCTACACGCGAGAGTGCTAAAATGGAACAAAACGTTTGAAAGAGGAATTCATAATGGCATTTGATGGTTTATTCACAGCTGCAATGACAGACGAATTGCAGATTTTAAAAGATGGACGGATCTCCAAAATTCACCAACCAAACACACAAGAAGTCATTCTAATGATAAGAGCAGGAAGAAGCAATCATAAATTGCTTATTTCCACACATCCTTCTTATTCGCGTGTACAACTGACAGAAGAAACACAAACGAATCCACCTGAACCGCCGATGTTTTGTATGGTACTTAGAAAGCATCTTGAAGGGGGCACCATTGAATCGATCCGTCAGGAAGGTAACGATCGGATTATCATTTTGAATATCCGTGCAAAAAACGAGATTGGTGATGACATCAATCGCACACTGATCATCGAGATTATGGGTAGACATAGCAATATGATACTTATCGATCCTGATCGGAATATGATTATCGACAGTCTGAAACATCTGCCTCCTTCTGTTAATAGTTACAGAACTGTTATGCCTGGCCAACCCTATATACCTGCACCGCCGCAAAACAAGCTGAACCCATTTGAGGTGGATGAAAAAATATATTCTGAAATATTCTCTGCAATCGAAGGAGCTAAGGATGTCGTAGACGCTTTCTCAGGTTTTTCCCCAATCCATGCCGAAGAGATTTTGCATCGGCTGAATGGTATCTCACACGACCAGTCATTCAATGTATTCCAAGCATTCCTTTCATCCTTTTTGGGCGATAAGAAAACCCCTACTATTGCAGAAAACGGCAATAAATCACTATTCTCCGCTACAGCATTGACGTTTGCAGATAAGACGATTGCCACGTTCAATACGCTTGGTGAAATGCTAGACAAAGTCTATTTTGCTAGAGCTGAAAGAGAGCGTGTAAAATCCCAGGCGGCAGATCTTGAACGTTGGCTTGATAATGAAGTTGCCAAGTTGAAACTTAAGATGAATAAATTAGCAAAAGAACAGAAAGCTGCCGAGAAACTGGATACGTTCCAGTTATACGGAGAACTCCTTACTGCAAACAGCTACGCGATACAAAAAGGTGATAATGAAGCGGTTGTCGACAATTATTACGAGGAAGGCACTACCGTAACTATTCCGTTAGATCCTAGGAAGACACCAATTGAAAATGCTCAACGGTTTTATTCCCGTTATACGAAAGCAAAAAATGCATTAATCATGATTGCAAAGCAACTGCAGAAAGCGCAGGAAGATATCGATTACTTTGAAATGATTAAACAGCAGGTCATGCAAGCTTCTCCAAATGACATCGATGAAATACGGGAAGAATTATCCGATCTCGGTTTGATGAAAGCAAGACGCGGAAAAAAGAAACCGAAACCGAAAAAGCCTGCACCTGAAAGTTATATTTCTTCTTCCGGCATTCCTATTTCTGTCGGCAAAAACAATAAGCAAAATGATTATTTAACATTCAAAGTGGCAGCTAGAGATCAAATCTGGTTGCATACAAAAGATATTCCTGGATCACATGTTGTCATACATGATGCAAATCCGGATGAGAAGACAATCGAGGAAGCGGCAGTTCTATCCGCTTACTTCAGTAAAGCGAGAGGTTCATCGTCCGTACCTGTCGATTTTACGGAAGTGAAACACGTGAAAAAGCCGAATGGATCAAAACCCGGTTTTGTCATCTATTTCGAGCAGAAGACTATTCATGTCACTCCCGAAGAAGATATTGTGAGAAAACTGAAGAAGTGATTGCAAACGAAAAGGCAGAATGGAGCTTCACAACTCCATTCTGCCTTTTTTCCTTATTTCAATAAACCCGCTTTTAATTTTCCGTGCCATTCAAGAAGTTCACGGATAGATACATCAGTAATTGCACCGCTATCTTTAGCTGCTTCTGTTAATGCATTGAAGTCTGTCAAACTCTTATAGCTCAATCCCGCCTCTTCAAATGCCTTATCTGCACTTTCAAGTTCATATGTAAATATAGAAACGACACCCGTTACTTCAACATTTTCTGATCGTAGTGCTTTTACTGCATTCAGGCTGCTGCCACCTGTAGAAATCAAGTCTTCGATAATGATCGCCTTATCTAACGAAGTTACTTTCCCTTCGATTTGACGACTCCTTCCATGCCCTTTTGCTGTTGAACGGATATAGACCATCGGCAAGCCCAGAATGTCTGCAATCCAAGCAGCGTGTGGGATGCCGGCAGTTGCTGTCCCAGCAATCAATGTCGTTTCAGCATAATACTCTTTGATAAGACCCGCAAGGCCTTCAGCAATTTTCTTTCGGCCAATAGGATCAGACATCGTCAATCGGTTGTCACAATAGATTGGAGACTGAATACCTGATGCCCAAGTGAAGGGATCTTCAGGACTTAGTTCCACAGCGCCTACATGTAATAGGATTTTTGCAATTTCTTTTTTATCCATTCTTATTCCATCCCTTTCCAACGAGCGTTAATCTGTTCGTACGCAGCTAGCGGATCTGTTGCACCTGTAATCGCTCTACCAACGACAATGTGTGTTGAACCTTTTTTTCTCGCTTCTTCAGGAGTAGCAATTCTCTTTTGGTCATGTGTACTGCTTTCAGGCAAACGAATACCCGGAGTCACTTTAAGAAATGATTGTCCACAAACTTGCTGGATTATCGAAGCTTCATGGACCGAGCAAACAACACCGTCTAAACCAGCTTCTTTTGTCAATTTCGCATAGTGAAGTACGGATTTCTCCAAAGAAACTCCAATCAATTGTTCTTCCCGAACTTGGCGATCATCAGTAGACGTTAGCTGCGTCACCCCAATGATGGAGGGTCGCTTCATACCAGCTGGCGTCCCTTTATCCAATCCTTCGAGCGCCGCCTCCATCATTATCCTCCCACCAGCTGCATGGACATTCACTAGATCGACACCTAGACGAGCCAATACTTCCATAGCAGACTTCACAGTATTTGGAATATCGTGGAGCTTCAAATCCAAAAAGATGTCAAATCCGAGTTCTTTCAGCTTGGCAATAATCGTCGGACCTTCTTTGAAATATAGTTGCATCCCGACTTTTACATTGACATCCCCATCGAACGCACGGAGGAACTCCATTGTCTTTTGGCCTGAATCAAAATCTAGCGCAATGATTGGAGAGATTCTCATAGTAGGTGACTCCTTCCGATAAGTTCTGAAATATGATTGACATTTAGTTCATCCAGCTTTGCAGGCAGTTCGTTGATGATGTTTGGACAAACGAATGGATCCACGAAATTGGCTGTGCCTACTGCTACGGCACTTGCGCCTGCAGACATAAAATCGATCACATCATCCACATTTGCAACGCCGCCCATTCCTATAATCGGGATGTTGACTATCTGACTCACTTCATAAACCATCCGTAGTGCAACCGGCTTGATCGCGGGACCTGATAAACCGCCTGTTACATTCGCAATGATCGGTCTGCCTGTCTTCTGATCTAGACGCATGCCTACCAATGTATTAATCATCGTAATACCGTCTGCTCCAGCTGCTTCAACCGCCCTTGCAATTTCTTTTATATCAGTGACATTAGGAGACAATTTTACGTAGACAGGGACTTCTGACACTTTTTTCACCGCTGCCGTCAGATCATGTGCTTGTTGGGGGTCTGTTCCGAATGTGATTCCGCCACATTTGACGTTCGGACAGGAAATATTCAATTCCAGCGCTTTCACATTCGGCGCAGATGAAATCTTTTGTGCGACTTCCACGTAATCTGCCGTTTCAGTACCAGCCACGTTTGCAATGATCGGAACATCGAACTGTTCTAGCCAAGGCAATTCGTTTTCCATGACGCCTTGCAAGCCTGGGTTTTGTAGACCGATAGCATTCAGCATTCCTGCTGCAGTCTCAGCTACTCGCGGAGTCGGATTCCCGAAGCGCGTTTCCAATGTTGTCGCTTTGATCATAATTGCGCCTAGTTGGGACAAGTTATACAAATTACCGTATTCTTTACCGAAACCGAAACAACCTGATGCCGGCATAATTGGATTCTTCAGCTGCAAGCCTGGCAGCTCTACTGATAACCTGTTCATATCGACACCACCCCTGCAGGAAATACCGGTCCATCTGAACATACTTTGATGTACGGTTTATCCGATTTATCCGTTGTTTGGCAGACACATGCGAAACAAGCTCCGATCCCACAGCCCATTCGCTGTTCAAAAGAAAGAAATCCTTTTTTGCCTTCATATGCAGATTGAACAGCAGTCAGCATCGGCATCGGACCACACGTGTAATACGTTGAAAATTCATTGGTAAACTGTTCCATAACATCCGTTACAAATCCTTTAGTACCGGCAGTTCCATCCACCGTCGCAATATACGTTTCACCCAGTTCATTGAATTCTTTTTCATAAAAAGAAACTTCGGCTGTCTGGAATCCTAGTACATGAATACAAGTAACACCTTTAGCAGTTAGTTGTTTCGACAATTCATAAAGGGGTGGAACACCAATTCCGCCGCCGATTAATATCGCCGTTTCACTGACAGAGGTTTCTTCAACCGGAAAACCGTTACCTAACGGACCGAGCACATCCACTTCATCCCCTATTCGCTTTACAGACAGCAATGAAGTTCCTCTTCCTTCTGCGCGGTAAATGATCGTCATTTCATTGATATCCTGATCGATAGATGCAATCGATATCGGTCTTCTCAATAACGGCTCATATGAATCCGATACACGTATATGGACAAACTGGCCGGGGGAAGTAATTTCCCCCACCAACTTACCTGCTAGTTTCATTTCGAAAATGTCT is a genomic window of Sporosarcina oncorhynchi containing:
- the rpoZ gene encoding DNA-directed RNA polymerase subunit omega is translated as MLYPSVDSLKSKIDSKYTLVTLAAKRAREMQESRNPLLQKYTSHKNVGKALEEIATGALSKQEQDASIIYEDEV
- the gmk gene encoding guanylate kinase gives rise to the protein MYKQRGLLIVLSGPSGVGKGTVRKELFQQPDTNYEYSISMTTRSPREGEQDGVDYFFKSRQEFERRISEGGLLEYAEYVGNYYGTPLDYVNATLDAGRDVFLEIEVVGAAQVREKVPDGLFIFLAPPSLSELQVRLVGRGTEEADVIASRVLKARDELEMMNLYDYVVENDEVSKACDRINAIVTAEHCRRERVEKRYLQMLEGE
- a CDS encoding dihydroorotate dehydrogenase electron transfer subunit, yielding MIIQDRMTIVDQKQIAKDIFEMKLAGKLVGEITSPGQFVHIRVSDSYEPLLRRPISIASIDQDINEMTIIYRAEGRGTSLLSVKRIGDEVDVLGPLGNGFPVEETSVSETAILIGGGIGVPPLYELSKQLTAKGVTCIHVLGFQTAEVSFYEKEFNELGETYIATVDGTAGTKGFVTDVMEQFTNEFSTYYTCGPMPMLTAVQSAYEGKKGFLSFEQRMGCGIGACFACVCQTTDKSDKPYIKVCSDGPVFPAGVVSI
- the coaBC gene encoding bifunctional phosphopantothenoylcysteine decarboxylase/phosphopantothenate--cysteine ligase CoaBC, which encodes MSQLLNKKILVCVTGGIAVYKAVALVSKLSQAGAEVKVIMTASAMEFVNPLTFQVMSRNDVYFDTFDEKDSRVIAHIDLADWADLVIVAPATANAIGKIANGIADDMVTSTLLATTAEVWIAPAMNVHMYENKSVIRNIAQLHEDGYRFIEPAEGFLACGYVGKGRLEEPEQIVALIQERFSKSVNLPLAGKKVVVTAGPTRERIDPVRYISNFSSGKMGYAMAEAAVKLGASTVLISGPVDLPKPSGVRLLKVESAAEMLEAVLAEYEDASIVIKSAAVADYRPKEAHAQKMKKKEGDSSISLERTTDILKTLGAQKKNQILIGFAAETNDAVAYGQSKLDSKNLDYIIVNDVTDPGGGFGSDTNVVTLLTKTGKTFPFEAMLKSQLAAALLEKIIEEERTTVHDC
- a CDS encoding Rqc2 family fibronectin-binding protein, whose protein sequence is MAFDGLFTAAMTDELQILKDGRISKIHQPNTQEVILMIRAGRSNHKLLISTHPSYSRVQLTEETQTNPPEPPMFCMVLRKHLEGGTIESIRQEGNDRIIILNIRAKNEIGDDINRTLIIEIMGRHSNMILIDPDRNMIIDSLKHLPPSVNSYRTVMPGQPYIPAPPQNKLNPFEVDEKIYSEIFSAIEGAKDVVDAFSGFSPIHAEEILHRLNGISHDQSFNVFQAFLSSFLGDKKTPTIAENGNKSLFSATALTFADKTIATFNTLGEMLDKVYFARAERERVKSQAADLERWLDNEVAKLKLKMNKLAKEQKAAEKLDTFQLYGELLTANSYAIQKGDNEAVVDNYYEEGTTVTIPLDPRKTPIENAQRFYSRYTKAKNALIMIAKQLQKAQEDIDYFEMIKQQVMQASPNDIDEIREELSDLGLMKARRGKKKPKPKKPAPESYISSSGIPISVGKNNKQNDYLTFKVAARDQIWLHTKDIPGSHVVIHDANPDEKTIEEAAVLSAYFSKARGSSSVPVDFTEVKHVKKPNGSKPGFVIYFEQKTIHVTPEEDIVRKLKK
- the def gene encoding peptide deformylase, which codes for MAILEIVKSPSTLLTQRCKEVKKFDKKLARLLDDMYETMVDADGVGLAAPQVGELLRVAIVDLGEGDDVIEMVNPVITAIGGSEIEVEGCLSFPGLYGEVERPFYVKVEAQERDGSLYELEAEDYEARAILHEIDHLDGILFDTKIKRIVDPEEFEQVDEEGETE
- the priA gene encoding primosomal protein N', which translates into the protein MIAEVIVDVAAYPIDRPFDYVVPSNMQEVIECGSRVKVPFGPRKVLGYVTRLKTDSDLDEEKLKSIDELIDLEPVLSPELLKLSKIVARETLAYEIDALQVMLPAAMRGKYEKFIEVEKPYEIRDAALLSFLNGRTRLPLKQVTDSALLKIIKAYAKIGVLTIDTAISQQTKVKKVRVIHIKDASTLQTIDETIHTNAKKQKELLDWMRRHANKTVVAASVLKEAGVQAPVLKALIEKGAASEEHVETYREPDAPRLRDTQLPLTLTEEQKVALDLVNEASDKNSAKTFLLHGITGSGKTEVYLQAISHVLKQGKEAIVLVPEISLTPQMTSRFQARFGGLVAVMHSGLSAGEKYDEWRKIHRKEVKVVVGARSAIFAPFENIGIIILDEEHESTYKQEDNPRYHARDVAIWRSEHFGCPVVLGSATPSLESYARASKGVYTLLELSKRALNQGLPSVTVVDMREELKEGNRSMFSVELAEGIRTRLQRKEQIVLFLNKRGFSSFVLCRDCGTVVQCPNCDISLTYHRANETLKCHYCGHEEGVPTICPECESEHIRFFGTGTQKAEEEIAKLFPEARVLRMDVDTTRQKGSHERILRQVSEGNADILLGTQMIAKGLDFPNITLVGVLAADTTLHLADFRAAEKTFQLLTQVSGRAGRHELAGEVFIQTYTPEHYAIELAKTQHFETFYHMEMAARRQYGYPPFFYITLIQFSHEDLMKVIDYADKGATFIKGALSPDTFIIGPAAAAISRVNNRYRYQCLIKYKKEPKLIDTLQQLIKMYRTNWMKDGLLMSVDVDPSSIF
- the pyrE gene encoding orotate phosphoribosyltransferase encodes the protein MDKKEIAKILLHVGAVELSPEDPFTWASGIQSPIYCDNRLTMSDPIGRKKIAEGLAGLIKEYYAETTLIAGTATAGIPHAAWIADILGLPMVYIRSTAKGHGRSRQIEGKVTSLDKAIIIEDLISTGGSSLNAVKALRSENVEVTGVVSIFTYELESADKAFEEAGLSYKSLTDFNALTEAAKDSGAITDVSIRELLEWHGKLKAGLLK
- a CDS encoding dihydroorotate dehydrogenase, whose protein sequence is MNRLSVELPGLQLKNPIMPASGCFGFGKEYGNLYNLSQLGAIMIKATTLETRFGNPTPRVAETAAGMLNAIGLQNPGLQGVMENELPWLEQFDVPIIANVAGTETADYVEVAQKISSAPNVKALELNISCPNVKCGGITFGTDPQQAHDLTAAVKKVSEVPVYVKLSPNVTDIKEIARAVEAAGADGITMINTLVGMRLDQKTGRPIIANVTGGLSGPAIKPVALRMVYEVSQIVNIPIIGMGGVANVDDVIDFMSAGASAVAVGTANFVDPFVCPNIINELPAKLDELNVNHISELIGRSHLL
- the pyrF gene encoding orotidine-5'-phosphate decarboxylase → MRISPIIALDFDSGQKTMEFLRAFDGDVNVKVGMQLYFKEGPTIIAKLKELGFDIFLDLKLHDIPNTVKSAMEVLARLGVDLVNVHAAGGRIMMEAALEGLDKGTPAGMKRPSIIGVTQLTSTDDRQVREEQLIGVSLEKSVLHYAKLTKEAGLDGVVCSVHEASIIQQVCGQSFLKVTPGIRLPESSTHDQKRIATPEEARKKGSTHIVVGRAITGATDPLAAYEQINARWKGME